A window from Synechococcus sp. MU1643 encodes these proteins:
- a CDS encoding glycoside hydrolase 100 family protein — protein sequence MPTRFTEQSQRFRPNSNEEQVLQKAREHFEATLIGVQGELAGSVAAMEHRRSDDALNYGEIFLRDNVPVMIYLMLQGRFAIVKQFLSVSLQLQSTNVQTRGVFPTSFVEEEGELVADYGQRSIGRITSVDASLWWPILCWIYVKRSGDNDFGRSPEVQRGLQLLLDLVLHPSFEGTPVLFVPDCAFMIDRPMDVWGAPLEVEVLLFAALRSCVGLMELCQRHENSVLLGERLRLSRQWTHDLRQFLLKHYWVTSKTMQVLRRRPTEQYGENQHHNEFNVQPQVIPDWLQDWLENRGGYMIGNMRTGRPDFRFYSLGNSLASLFGLLTAPQQRALFRLVLHNRDHLMAQMPMRICHPPMEGVEWENKTGSDPKNWPWSYHNGGHWPSLLWFFGASILLHERLNPQADVLLMGEMKTLLDECYWSHLNQLPRQQWAEYFDGPTGTWVGQQSRTYQTWTIVGFLLMHHFLHVNPDDVLMLNLDESMGQ from the coding sequence ATGCCGACGCGTTTCACCGAACAAAGCCAGCGTTTCCGCCCCAACTCAAATGAAGAGCAGGTGCTGCAAAAAGCACGGGAACACTTCGAAGCCACGCTGATTGGCGTGCAGGGGGAACTCGCCGGCAGCGTTGCCGCGATGGAACATCGCCGCTCTGACGACGCCCTGAACTACGGCGAGATCTTCCTGCGGGACAACGTTCCCGTGATGATCTACCTGATGCTGCAAGGACGCTTCGCCATCGTGAAGCAGTTTTTGAGCGTCAGCCTTCAGCTCCAAAGCACCAACGTTCAAACCCGCGGTGTCTTCCCCACCAGCTTTGTGGAGGAAGAAGGAGAGCTGGTTGCGGACTACGGCCAACGCTCGATTGGTCGCATCACCTCAGTGGATGCAAGCCTCTGGTGGCCGATTCTCTGCTGGATCTACGTCAAACGCAGTGGAGACAACGACTTCGGTCGCAGTCCTGAAGTGCAACGCGGTTTACAACTGCTGCTCGATCTGGTTCTTCACCCCAGCTTCGAAGGCACACCGGTGCTGTTCGTTCCCGACTGCGCCTTCATGATTGACCGTCCCATGGACGTATGGGGTGCGCCATTGGAGGTGGAAGTGCTGCTCTTCGCAGCGCTTCGCAGTTGTGTTGGGCTGATGGAACTCTGCCAACGCCACGAGAACAGCGTTCTTCTGGGAGAACGCCTGCGCCTGAGCCGGCAGTGGACCCATGACTTGCGGCAGTTCTTGCTGAAGCACTACTGGGTGACCAGCAAAACGATGCAAGTGCTTCGGCGACGACCAACGGAGCAATACGGCGAAAACCAGCACCACAACGAATTCAACGTTCAGCCACAGGTCATCCCCGACTGGTTGCAGGACTGGCTGGAGAACCGTGGCGGTTACATGATCGGGAACATGCGCACCGGACGACCGGATTTTCGCTTCTACTCCTTAGGAAATTCCCTGGCATCCCTTTTCGGGTTGCTGACAGCGCCACAGCAACGGGCCCTATTCCGACTGGTGCTGCACAACCGTGATCACCTCATGGCCCAGATGCCGATGCGGATCTGTCATCCCCCCATGGAGGGCGTGGAGTGGGAGAACAAAACGGGCTCCGATCCCAAAAACTGGCCCTGGAGTTATCACAACGGAGGCCACTGGCCGAGCCTGCTCTGGTTTTTTGGAGCATCCATCCTTCTGCACGAACGGCTAAATCCCCAGGCCGACGTGTTGCTGATGGGAGAGATGAAAACGCTGTTGGACGAGTGCTATTGGAGCCATCTCAACCAACTCCCACGTCAGCAATGGGCTGAATATTTCGACGGCCCCACGGGTACCTGGGTTGGACAGCAGTCACGCACGTATCAAACCTGGACCATCGTTGGTTTTCTGCTGATGCACCACTTTCTCCACGTCAACCCAGACGATGTGCTGATGCTCAACCTCGACGAATCGATGGGTCAATGA
- the petD gene encoding cytochrome b6-f complex subunit IV, whose amino-acid sequence MHILKKPDLSDPKMRAKLAKGMGHNYYGEPAWPNDLLYIFPVVILGTIACVVGLAVLDPAMLADKADPFATPLEILPEWYLYPVFQILRVVPNKLLGIALQTLVPLGLMLVPFIESFNKFQNPFRRPVAMTVFLTGTLVTIYLGIGAALPIDKSLTLGLF is encoded by the coding sequence ATGCACATTCTCAAGAAGCCTGACCTCTCAGATCCCAAGATGCGGGCCAAGCTCGCTAAGGGCATGGGTCACAACTACTACGGTGAACCTGCCTGGCCGAACGATCTCCTCTATATCTTCCCGGTGGTGATCCTCGGCACCATCGCCTGTGTGGTTGGTCTGGCCGTACTGGATCCAGCGATGCTCGCCGACAAGGCTGATCCCTTCGCAACCCCTCTGGAAATCCTTCCTGAGTGGTACCTCTATCCCGTCTTCCAGATCCTGCGGGTTGTTCCCAACAAGCTTCTGGGCATTGCTTTGCAAACCCTGGTCCCCTTGGGTTTGATGCTTGTTCCTTTCATCGAGAGCTTCAACAAGTTCCAGAATCCTTTTCGACGTCCCGTTGCGATGACAGTGTTCCTGACCGGAACACTGGTCACCATCTATCTCGGTATTGGTGCGGCACTTCCGATCGACAAGTCCCTGACCCTTGGCCTGTTCTGA
- the petB gene encoding cytochrome b6, which produces MANSSPVYDWFQERLEIQDIADDIGSKYVPPHVNIFYCLGGITLVCFLIQFATGFAMTFYYKPTVAEAYKSVEYLMTDVSFGWLIRSVHRWSASMMVLMLILHVFRVYLTGGFKRPRELTWVTGVTMAVITVSFGVTGYSLPWDQVGYWAVKIVSGVPAAIPVVGDFMVELLRGGESVGQATLTRFYSLHTFVMPWLLAVFMLMHFLMIRKQGISGPL; this is translated from the coding sequence ATGGCGAACTCATCACCGGTTTACGACTGGTTCCAGGAACGTCTGGAAATCCAGGACATTGCTGACGACATTGGTTCCAAGTACGTGCCCCCCCACGTCAACATTTTCTATTGCCTGGGGGGCATCACGTTGGTGTGCTTCCTGATCCAGTTCGCGACTGGGTTCGCGATGACCTTCTATTACAAGCCCACCGTTGCTGAGGCTTACAAGTCGGTCGAGTACCTGATGACCGACGTCAGCTTTGGTTGGTTGATTCGTTCCGTCCATCGCTGGAGCGCATCAATGATGGTGCTGATGCTCATCCTCCACGTGTTCCGCGTGTACCTCACCGGTGGCTTCAAGCGTCCCCGTGAGCTCACCTGGGTCACTGGCGTGACCATGGCTGTGATTACGGTGTCCTTCGGTGTGACCGGTTACTCCCTGCCCTGGGATCAGGTTGGTTACTGGGCCGTGAAAATCGTTTCCGGCGTGCCTGCCGCAATTCCTGTGGTTGGCGACTTCATGGTCGAACTGCTTCGCGGTGGCGAAAGCGTTGGCCAAGCCACCCTCACTCGCTTCTACAGCCTGCACACCTTCGTGATGCCTTGGCTGTTGGCGGTGTTCATGCTCATGCACTTCCTGATGATCCGGAAGCAGGGCATTTCTGGTCCCTTGTGA
- the ctpZ gene encoding carboxyl-terminal processing protease CtpZ codes for MYPTVNDLSDWLRRKGFRTLRQLIAAALCCFLVLGSACTVVALSDTQQLVVDSWRLVNQGFWNPEQLDAVRWKRQRQKAMERSIESSDDAYSAIEAMLAQLGDPYTRLLRPEDYTALKDSTNGSLSGVGLQLGPDESSNGVVVISALEGSPAGEAEITSGTQLLSVDGRAVVDLGLEGTVAALRGDVGSQVVLTLDNGSGEPNELTLERRSVDLRPVRTRRLRSGSHTLGYLRITQFSEGVPEQVKEALTELQNKDIEGLVLDLRNNSGGLVSAGLAVADNFLSGGPIVETRNREGINDTIQASLQTIYDGPMVTLVNGGTASASEILAGALQDNERATLLGGQTFGKGLIQTLTNLSDGSGLAVTVAGYVTPSGRDIQGEGIAPDRGLSDPEPLNPGGDGDRWLSEAEQWMEALLEQPADDTEA; via the coding sequence ATGTATCCAACTGTTAACGATCTTTCAGACTGGCTGCGGCGCAAGGGGTTTCGAACGCTCCGCCAACTCATCGCAGCTGCTCTTTGCTGCTTTTTGGTGCTGGGCAGCGCCTGCACAGTCGTTGCACTTAGCGACACACAACAGCTCGTGGTGGACAGCTGGCGGCTTGTGAACCAGGGTTTTTGGAACCCAGAGCAACTCGATGCGGTGCGTTGGAAGCGTCAACGGCAGAAGGCCATGGAACGCAGCATCGAGAGCAGTGACGATGCCTATTCAGCTATCGAAGCGATGCTGGCTCAGTTGGGCGACCCCTACACCCGGCTGCTTCGTCCAGAGGACTACACGGCGCTGAAGGACAGCACCAACGGAAGCCTCAGCGGTGTGGGCTTGCAACTGGGGCCGGATGAAAGCAGCAATGGCGTTGTAGTGATTTCGGCCCTCGAGGGCTCACCCGCCGGCGAGGCGGAGATTACCAGTGGGACTCAACTGCTTTCTGTTGATGGCCGTGCCGTTGTGGATCTTGGACTTGAGGGAACCGTGGCAGCGCTGCGGGGAGACGTGGGATCGCAGGTGGTGCTGACGCTGGACAACGGCAGCGGAGAACCAAACGAGCTGACCCTGGAACGCCGCAGCGTGGATCTGAGACCGGTGCGCACACGGCGCTTACGCAGCGGCAGTCACACCCTTGGCTATCTGCGGATCACCCAGTTCAGCGAAGGAGTCCCCGAACAGGTGAAAGAGGCACTCACAGAACTCCAGAACAAGGACATCGAAGGGTTGGTGCTCGACCTTCGCAATAACTCAGGCGGTTTGGTGAGCGCTGGATTGGCGGTCGCCGACAACTTCCTTTCCGGTGGCCCCATCGTTGAAACCCGCAACCGCGAGGGGATCAATGACACCATCCAGGCCAGTCTCCAGACGATCTACGACGGACCGATGGTCACCCTCGTGAATGGAGGAACGGCCAGTGCGAGTGAAATCCTTGCTGGAGCTCTTCAGGACAACGAACGCGCCACCCTGCTCGGAGGCCAAACGTTTGGGAAAGGGCTGATCCAAACGCTGACCAACCTCAGTGACGGCAGCGGCCTCGCCGTGACCGTTGCCGGGTATGTGACACCGAGTGGACGGGACATCCAAGGGGAAGGCATCGCACCCGATCGTGGGTTGTCAGATCCGGAACCCCTGAATCCCGGTGGTGATGGTGATCGCTGGCTCTCGGAAGCCGAACAATGGATGGAGGCCCTGCTGGAACAACCCGCTGACGACACCGAGGCATGA
- a CDS encoding HD domain-containing protein, producing the protein MSQRTYHDPLHRGIGLDRQAPAEGMVMDLVDTAPFQRLRRIRQLGPAYLTFHSAESSRFTHSLGVFHLARRAFERMLPLAPELETYRGLLYGAALLHDIGHGPLSHTGEEMFGLRHEAWSARVIRHHPQIRDCLESHGTGTAEAVADLLEHGRSPHPLIKHLVSSQLDCDRLDYLLRDSYSTGTRYGQLDLDRILGALTLAPDGDMAIHPKGLMAVEHYLVVRNLMYRSVYNHRLNVVCNWLLEKLILTARQLGPEQVWADEVMASWLWQPNQIRLEDFLANDDQRTGYHLQRWQAEAPAALAELSGRFLDRRLLKATAVEHLSPADQLQLLATARRLADRHGHDPELCCGLRHQQLRGYHPYRGGLRLWDGQQLQALEKASPLVASLATPAATSWLIHPRDISIELRKEMDVEWPRAAAA; encoded by the coding sequence ATGAGCCAGCGGACTTATCACGACCCTCTGCACCGAGGCATTGGTCTTGACCGCCAAGCCCCAGCCGAGGGGATGGTGATGGACCTAGTGGACACGGCGCCGTTCCAACGCCTGCGTCGCATCCGCCAGCTGGGCCCGGCCTACCTCACCTTTCACAGCGCTGAATCCAGTCGATTCACCCACTCACTTGGTGTCTTTCATCTGGCGCGTCGTGCGTTTGAGCGGATGCTGCCTTTGGCACCAGAGCTGGAGACGTACCGGGGGCTGCTCTACGGGGCCGCTTTGCTCCATGACATCGGCCATGGCCCCCTCAGCCACACCGGCGAAGAGATGTTTGGCCTGCGCCATGAAGCATGGTCAGCACGGGTGATTCGGCATCACCCACAGATCCGTGACTGTCTGGAGAGCCATGGAACCGGCACGGCTGAGGCGGTGGCGGACCTGCTGGAACATGGACGCAGCCCTCACCCGCTGATCAAACACTTGGTCAGCAGTCAGCTGGATTGCGACCGACTGGATTACCTCCTGCGCGACAGCTACAGCACCGGAACGCGCTACGGGCAGCTGGATCTCGACCGCATCCTTGGAGCACTGACCCTGGCCCCTGACGGGGACATGGCCATTCATCCCAAGGGTCTGATGGCTGTGGAGCACTACCTGGTGGTGAGGAACCTCATGTACAGGAGCGTCTACAACCACCGGCTGAATGTGGTGTGCAACTGGCTGCTGGAAAAACTGATCTTGACAGCACGACAACTGGGCCCTGAGCAGGTGTGGGCGGATGAGGTGATGGCCAGCTGGCTCTGGCAACCGAACCAGATCCGATTGGAGGACTTCCTCGCCAACGACGACCAACGCACCGGCTACCACCTCCAGCGCTGGCAAGCCGAAGCGCCAGCGGCCCTGGCTGAACTGAGTGGGCGTTTTCTGGATCGACGCCTGCTTAAAGCAACAGCCGTCGAGCATCTTTCTCCGGCTGATCAACTGCAATTGCTCGCGACAGCCAGGCGGTTGGCCGATCGTCATGGCCACGACCCTGAACTCTGCTGCGGATTGCGTCATCAACAGCTGCGCGGATACCACCCCTATCGAGGCGGCTTACGCCTCTGGGACGGGCAACAGCTCCAAGCCCTGGAGAAAGCCTCTCCTTTGGTCGCCAGTCTCGCGACCCCAGCGGCAACCTCCTGGCTGATTCACCCCCGTGACATCAGTATCGAGCTCAGGAAGGAGATGGACGTTGAATGGCCCCGAGCAGCAGCAGCGTGA
- the minC gene encoding septum site-determining protein MinC has translation MTLRLPDQRLDHWRDRLPDLLSRWSQPIVDLDCGDWNLNCNDLADLCSAVTEAGHQLGRITGRIPETVVSASALGLDASRSNTPSNRELQPNPVRTAPSDLLFHHGTLRSGDHLQSERTILLYGDVNPGARISSTADVLVWGRLRGVAHAGCEGATTAKIVALQLRPLQLRIADAVARGPEDLPQAGLAEQAELKDGVIAIEPAVIQSFQKR, from the coding sequence ATGACATTGAGGCTTCCCGACCAGCGCCTTGATCACTGGAGGGATCGTTTGCCTGATCTGCTGAGCAGGTGGTCCCAACCGATCGTTGATCTCGATTGCGGGGACTGGAACCTGAATTGCAACGACCTCGCGGATTTGTGCTCCGCCGTCACCGAGGCAGGCCATCAACTCGGACGAATCACCGGCCGGATTCCCGAGACCGTTGTAAGTGCTTCAGCCTTGGGACTGGATGCGAGCCGTTCCAACACGCCTTCCAACCGTGAACTCCAGCCCAATCCTGTGAGGACGGCCCCTTCCGACCTGTTGTTTCACCACGGCACCCTGCGCTCCGGCGACCATCTCCAAAGCGAGCGCACCATCCTTCTCTACGGCGATGTGAATCCCGGAGCAAGGATCAGTTCAACTGCTGATGTCTTGGTGTGGGGTCGCCTGCGGGGCGTTGCCCACGCCGGATGCGAGGGGGCAACGACCGCGAAAATCGTTGCTCTGCAGCTGCGGCCACTGCAACTGAGGATTGCTGACGCTGTAGCCCGAGGCCCAGAGGATCTGCCCCAGGCAGGTTTGGCCGAACAAGCCGAACTCAAAGATGGCGTGATCGCCATTGAACCCGCCGTCATCCAGAGCTTTCAAAAACGCTGA
- the minD gene encoding septum site-determining protein MinD has translation MSTTRTILICSGKGGVGKTTTTANLGIALARQGAKTVVLDADFGLRNLDLLLGLENRIVYTAQEVLAETCRLEQALVKHKQEPNLALLPAGNPRMLEWLKPKDMQAIVALLERQFDYVLIDCPAGIEDGFKNAAAAAREAVVITTPEVAAVRDADRVIGLLNTQGVQPVQLVLNRVRPKMMSNQEMLSVDDVTDILALPLLGLVFEDEQVIVSTNRGEPLTLSDSSSPAAQAYGNIAQRLQGEDIPLMDPSQARRGLRARMRKLMQTRIF, from the coding sequence GTGTCGACGACCCGAACCATTCTCATCTGTTCTGGCAAGGGCGGTGTCGGAAAAACAACGACCACGGCAAACCTTGGTATCGCCCTTGCCCGCCAGGGCGCCAAGACTGTGGTTCTTGACGCGGACTTCGGTCTTAGGAACCTCGATCTGCTGCTGGGCCTGGAAAACCGCATCGTCTACACCGCCCAGGAGGTGCTTGCGGAGACCTGCCGGCTTGAGCAAGCCCTGGTGAAACACAAGCAAGAGCCCAATCTGGCCCTGCTCCCTGCAGGCAACCCTCGGATGCTCGAGTGGCTCAAGCCCAAGGACATGCAGGCCATCGTTGCTCTGCTGGAACGCCAGTTCGATTACGTGTTGATCGACTGCCCTGCAGGCATCGAAGACGGATTCAAAAATGCCGCGGCCGCAGCCCGAGAAGCTGTGGTGATCACCACCCCGGAAGTGGCCGCCGTAAGGGACGCTGATCGAGTGATCGGGCTTCTGAACACCCAGGGTGTGCAACCGGTGCAGCTTGTGCTCAACAGGGTGCGCCCAAAGATGATGTCGAACCAGGAAATGCTTTCGGTGGACGATGTCACCGACATTCTGGCGTTACCTCTTTTAGGGCTTGTTTTCGAAGACGAACAGGTAATCGTGAGCACCAACCGCGGTGAACCCTTGACCCTGAGTGATTCGTCTTCCCCAGCGGCTCAGGCCTACGGCAACATCGCTCAACGGCTTCAGGGCGAAGACATTCCTCTGATGGACCCCTCCCAGGCCCGCCGCGGCCTCCGCGCCAGGATGCGCAAGCTGATGCAAACCCGGATTTTCTGA